The stretch of DNA TCCTCCTCCCCACGACGACGGCCCTGCCGCGTCACACTTGGCCGATTCCACCCTCGCTGCAGTCATCCCGGCGGCCCTCCTGGGCGCCCTGCTCGGCACCGTCTTCATAACCTGGCTTGGCTGGCTGGGTCCTTTGACGGTGGGCATCATCTTCATACTGCTCGCCTATGCCGCTCTTGAGGGACTACTGCGGCGCAACTACGCGACACCAGGCAACCCGCGGACCACGACGCGCAAACCGCTTCCATGGCCGCTGTTTGCAGCGCTCATTGTTAGTGCGGCGGGTCTGGCTTTCGCACTGAGCCAGATCTGGCTTGCCTTGATTGTTGGGATCGGTACCGGGCAAGGATGGACTGAAGCAACAGGGCCCGGTTCCTTCTTGGTAGTCCCGCTGTGTTGTGCAATGGCAATTCTTCTAGCGGGTGCATTGGCAGCATGGCAGGTTCTGCGCCGCACGTCCCTGGACAGGGCTTCTGCTCTGCTGGATCGCACCCTGCGCAGACGCTCTTTGTTCCGGATAGCCCGCACCGTGGCAGCAGGCTGGTTCACCGTCATTGCGGCCATATTGCTNGGTGTTCCCTCCGAAGGACCGGCCAATCCACTGGCACCTGCGCCCAACTTCACGATCCTCACTGCGCTAGCCATAGTCATATCAGCCCTNTTATTGGTCTATCCAGTCCGCAACTTCACGCCCAAGGATTTCCTGCCGCCGCCAGCATCCACACCGCATCCGCCCAACACTAAACTGAGCAAGTAGCGCCGATGGAAGCGCACATCATCATTGATTTGGGGACTGCAACCCCACCGTACGAACAAGTACAAACCCAAATCGCCTCGCTCATTGCCGTGGGCGAGTTGCCACCGGGAACCCGGCTGCCCACCGTCCGCAGCTTAGCCGGTGACCTTGGCCTGGCTGCCGGAACAGTGGCCCGGGCGTACAAGGAACTTGAAGCCGCCGGAGTTCTCACCACCAACCGCCGGCAGGGCACGGTGGTTGCCGGTGTCACTGGCCCCGCGCAACACGGCCCACCGGCCACGGAGTCAGAGCAGCTACAGCCAGCACCGGTGCGCAATGGGTTGGCGGTGATGGCCGCCGTGGAGCAGCTATTGGATGAGGGCGAACGGGCAGGACTGGACGGAAAGACGCTGATCTCACTGATTCAAGGGCGAATTAACCAGCGGGCTAACTCGAAGTAGACTGGTGCGCGTGACTATTTTGACCCCGTACGAGGACCTGCTCCGCGACGTACTAGCCAATGGCACCGCGAAAGCGGACCGCACGGGTACTGGCACACGGAGTGTNTTTGGCCGCCAGCTGCGCTTTGACCTCTCCGAGAGCTTCCCGCTGATCACCACCAAGCGCGTGCATTTCAAGTCTGTTGCCATGGAGCTGCTGTGGTTCTTGCGCGGGGACTCAAATGTGCGCTGGCTGCAGGAAAATGGTGTGAAGATCTGGAACGAGTGGGCGGACCACGACGGCGAGTTGGGTCCTGTCTACGGTGTCCAGTGGCGCTCGTGGCCCACCCCAGACGGCGAACACATCGATCAGATCTCACAAGTCATGGAGTCCTTGCGAAACAACCCGGACTCTCGCCGGCACATTGTCTCGGCCTGGAATGTGGGCGAGCTAAAGAACATGGCTCTGCCGCCGTGCCATGCTTTCTTCCAGTTCTATGTTCAACCAACAGAAGATGGCCGCGGCAAACTCAGCTGCCAGCTGTACCAGCGTTCCGCGGACACCTTCTTGGGCGTGCCGTTCAACATCGCCTCCTACGCGCTGCTGACCATGATGATGGCACA from Arthrobacter polaris encodes:
- a CDS encoding GntR family transcriptional regulator, with protein sequence MEAHIIIDLGTATPPYEQVQTQIASLIAVGELPPGTRLPTVRSLAGDLGLAAGTVARAYKELEAAGVLTTNRRQGTVVAGVTGPAQHGPPATESEQLQPAPVRNGLAVMAAVEQLLDEGERAGLDGKTLISLIQGRINQRANSK
- a CDS encoding thymidylate synthase, with translation MTILTPYEDLLRDVLANGTAKADRTGTGTRSVFGRQLRFDLSESFPLITTKRVHFKSVAMELLWFLRGDSNVRWLQENGVKIWNEWADHDGELGPVYGVQWRSWPTPDGEHIDQISQVMESLRNNPDSRRHIVSAWNVGELKNMALPPCHAFFQFYVQPTEDGRGKLSCQLYQRSADTFLGVPFNIASYALLTMMMAQQLGMEAGEFIWTGGDVHIYEDHLNQVAEQLSREPYPYPKLTFARKPDSIFEYAFEDFELVDYQHHPAIKAPIAV